TGAGAAGCGTCAAATTCCGGCAGCTCAGGGTAATCGTCTGCATTGTCTAATGCTACTGCAAAATTGTCTTTTTCATCTAAAATCTCAAGCTGGCTTCCAGTTCCTTCCGCATTGTCCTTTACAACAAATGTCAAAGGCTGTTCACCATAAGTCTTGATAAAATCCTGAAAAATTTTAGCAGGAACAGCAAATTTACCTGAGTCATCAGACTTCACCTCCAAAGAAGTTACAAGAGTCGTCTCACCGTCAGATGCTGTAATGGTCACATTATTTCCGTCTAATTCAAAAAGATAGTTTTCTAAAATCGGTCTCGATTGAGAGCTTGATATTACGCCACTTACAGTTTGCAAAGCCTTCTGCAGTTCACCACTTGAAATAATAAATTTCATAGATTTATAAAATAAGTTTCTACAAATATAATAAATACATATAACAAAGAAAAAAATAATAGGGAGGAGTTTTTAACAAACATCATCAATCTGTTTGCAGAGTGGATATTATGTACAGATTCTATAGTTTTTATTCTTCCTGAGAAAAATATGGACGCTGGAATCACTCAACCTTCTTTTTTATCCTGTATTCCAAATATAGCATATTAAAAATTATAATCAAAATACAAAACCTATCTTTGCTGTTAAAGTAGAAAAAGTCATGCAAAAACCACCTATCCATAAAAGTTTTCTCAATGCTTTCCGTGGTATTGCCATGATGATAAAGACAGAAAGGAATTTTCAGATTGAGCTGGTGGCTTTCTTCGTCAATCTGTTTTTAATTTTTTATTTACAGGTCAGCAGTATGGATGCCGTTCTTATTCTTATGGTCTCATTTGCCGTTTTAAGTGCTGAAATTTTCAACACAGCCATTGAGAAGATATGTGATGTCATTCAACCCGATTTTGACAAAAGAATAGGTTTTATTAAAGATATTGCTGCCGGAGCAGTAGTGCTGATGGCATTAACTTCTGTTATTGCTGGAATCCTTATTTACAGGAAATATATTTTTTAGTTATGTAGTATACGGCTACGGCTTTATTTTTCTTAATTTTTTATAAAATTTAAAGAATGGTTTAAATAATTTAATAATTTTCATTAAGTTCGCCAAAAAATTGTTTATGAAAAAGGTTTTAGCAGGAATCTTATTTACAGGCGTTCTTTCATCATGCAATATGGGTGATAGTGAATTGCCTGCTTATGAGAATAATGAGAACAACAATACAATGGTTGTAGGAGTATGGAAGATACAAACTCAATATCAAATTTCAGGTGCTGACAAGACAACTGTTATTAAAGAAACTCTTCCTGATGATTGTAAAAAGCAAGGAACGTATGAGTTCAGAAATGACGGAAAATATTATATGATTGATTATAACACAATTAATGGCAATTGTGTAAAAGCTGAAACTACATCATCATATCAGTATGACCCTGTTCAAATGAAACTAACCATTAATAACAGCAGTTCAGAAGTACTGGATCTATCTGCCAATAAACTTACCATACTGGCAGCGGACACTCAGGACTTCAATGGTGATGGTATTAATGATTATATAAAAACAGTTTTTTATAAGTAAATCTTTGTAATAATATATAGAGCCTGCTGTCTAAAGTGACTGGCAGGCTTTTTTTATTAAATATCAAGTTCTATTTCACAGCAATTAATATATTCACTTCTTCATCTGAAGGATTTTGTGTTTTTTTCCCATAGAGTTCAAAATCAGCTGTAAATGCTCTGTCCAGATCCATATTCCATATTTTAAACCATTCATTAATGACTAAATCTTCTGCAAGATTTCCTTTTGCTGTAAACTTAATGTAATTCCCCCCGTCAAAAGATTTGCCTACCATTCCTTCGGGGATATCGTCCAGATTTTCAACCCTGCATCCTAATACTGTTGTATAGGGCTTTGTATGGTCTTTTTCATAGTCGGTATAAATAGAGTATACTGTATCATCTATTTTTTTTGGAATATTATTAAGAACATTATCGTTTATCAGTTTTTCCCATAACAGAGGGATATCCTTTGCCGCCTGGTTATTTTCATTGGTAGTTCTTACTGAGATTCCGATGATGTTAAAAGGCTCTACTTTGATGTTGTCCATTGTTTATTTTCTTTTAGGTAATAAAGATAATAACAGATTGTGACATGTGTATGTCAGTAGCTTTTTGATATTGATTTTAAAACAGCTTTTTAAAAGTTGTGGCTAAAGCCAATGGGTGGAATTTAAACTAAAGGCGGACTAAAGCCCGCCACTATTGATGTTTGATATGTTTTATTGAAGAAAAGAATTTGTATTTCTAAAAAATCATTTTCCTACGTAAATAAATCCTTTATTGCCAGATTTAAAAACAGTTTCAATTCTTTTGTAGTCATCCACCTCATATTCATCTGCCTGAAGGATTTCCTCTTCTGTTACTTCAAAAAGCACCCCTTCCACTTTATGATTATCATTTCCTGAAAATGTAAGCACAGGATGATACTTCTGTCCGCTTTTACGAAGCACTTCGGGATCGGTTATTTCAATCATATTCAATTGATACCCGGAAAGAATATCTTTTGTTCCCTTTAGAATACGTCCAAAGGTTTCAAGCTGTACCTGCTCTTTCTGCAGGGTTCCGTAGGAGAATAATTTAGGCATTATAAATATTTTTCAATGATTGGGATTGCGACTTCAGCCATCATTCCATAGCCTTTTTCATTCGGATGAACTCCGTCTGCGGAAAGTAAAAATTCTTTATCTTCTACAAAAGCACTATAGAAATCTATATATGTCAAAGACTCACCAGCGGCAATATCTTTAAGAATCTGGTTATAAAGGATGACATCTTCGTTGGTTCTCAGCTTGCCAGAACTTACCACTACTCCATCCACTTTCCGTGCAAAAGGAAGAATGCTAACCAGGTAAATATCGTTGGAAAATTGCTTCGCGAATTGAACGGCTGTTTTAATATTATTTCTAAACTGTTCGGGATTTACGATTTGTACTCCTTCTTTGATGGCAAGGTCATTCGCTCCATAACTGATAAAAACAAGGTTTCCATCTGGTGAATTTCTCGCACTTAATTCATGAGGCATTCTTTTAAGCAATCCTTCTGTAGTTTCTCCTCCAATTCCTAGGTTATAAAGAATCAACTCATCACCGTTTCCTTCATGAAATTTCTGCAAAGCGTATCTTTTCAGGATATCCACCCAGCCTCCAAAAACTCCGTCATATTCTCCATAAGTAATACTGTCGCCAAAGAACAGTCCGTAAATCATTTTCTTCATGTAATCAACTCTTATTTTATTCCGGTAAAAATATTAAGAATAAAGGAATTTCTGATACAACTTAACTTATTTTAAAATCTTCACTTTCCTTAAATGGTTAGTTCCCGCACTTATGATCTATCAATGCAGTTTCAGCGTAATATTAATATGTGACTGAATAATTTCAATCAGGATATCGAACAGCGTCTGCCCTTTCCCCTCCATCAAATTATCCAGTTTCTGCTGAATCAGTTCTATGTTGAAAGGTTTTCCCTGTCTGAGTTTATTTTCGTAAAATTCACGAGTTTCATTAAAGCCCAGATTTTCTTTTGATTTCTGTGACTCTTTCCAGATGATTTCAATTTCCTCATTATTTTCAAAGACTCCAAAACCTCCGTAGAGTATATCATCAAAACCGTCTAAAGTTCCTACTTTCCAATCTGTATCTTTCATCAGGACATTGGAAATTTCTTCATAGAAACCCGCCAGAGATGAAAAATGACCGCCATGGATGACGATCATTTTTCTTGTATTGTTATTTGAAGTATTCAACACCGTTTTTGAATATATTGTGATAATTCGCAGTAGGTATGTTTTTCATAAGACCATCCGTAAATCTTTCCGGGTGTCCCATTCTTCCGTAGATCTTGCCACATGAACTTGTGACCCCTTCGATTCCGAATAATGAGTTATTGGGGTTAAAAGGCATTCCGTGGGCGATGTTTCCATCAAAATCGATGTATTGGGTTGCAATCTGCCCGTTTTCATACAACTTTTTAATTTCTTCTTCTGAAGCCATAAAACGTCCTTCACCGTGAGAAATCGGAATTGTGAATGTCTGGTCTTTCATTCCTTTTAACCAAGGGCTTTCGTCATTCACCACTTTTACCGTCACCATCTGGGAAATATGTCTTCTGATGGCGTTGTGGGCCAAAGTTGGAGAGTTTTCATCCAGATCTTTGATTCTTCCGTATGGCAATAATCCTGATTTAACCAATGCCTGGAAACCGTTGCAGATTCCGATGATCATTCCATCTCTGTCTAATAATTCGTGAACGGCATTTCTCATTTTCTCATTTTTCAGAACGTTGACAATGAATTTTGCAGAACCATCAGGCTCATCACCTGCAGAGAAACCTCCTGAGAAAGCTAATATCTGAGATGTTCTAATCTCTTTCACCCAGGCATCAATGCTTTCTTCAAGCAATTGGTGGCTGATATTAATTAAAGGTAAACTGCTTACTACAGCACCTTCTTTTTGGAATGCATTCAAAGTATCATACTCACAGTTGGTTCCCGGGAATACAGGAGCAAAAACTTTAGGTTGCGCAATTCCATGTTTTTTAATGATGATATTTCTTGGGTTGATGGAGTTGTGTTTAGCATCAATTTCAACCGTAATCTTTTCTTTTTCTACTGTTGGGAAAAGTTTTTCGAATGTATTTGTATAAGCAGATACTAGATCCAAGATACTAGATTCAAGACTGTTGATTTTCAAAATTCCTGAATCCTTTACTTCTCCGATCAACTGAAGAGCTGTTGAGCTTAATTCTTCTTTTGATTCAATGACTAAGCTACCGATATTTTTAGCCAATAAAGTGTTTTCATCAGCATTGATCTCGGCACCCAGTCTGTTTCCGAAGCTCATTTTCGCTAATGCTACAGCAACTCCACCATCTTTCACTGTTTTTACAGAAATGATTTTTCCGGATTTGATGTTTTCGAAGATGAATTCATAAACATCTTTTAAAGCATCATAGTTAGGGAGACCGTTTTCCTGAGCAACGTGGTTAAAGAAATAAATTTTGTTCCCAGCTGCTTTAAATTCCGGAGAAATGATATTTTGCTTTTCTCCATTAGCACAGGCAAAAGAGATCAATGTCGGCGGAACATTCAGATCCTGGTACGTTCCACTCATTGAATCTTTTCCTCCTATAGCAGCCAGACCAAGGTTGATCTGAGCGTCATAAGCTCCTAAAAGAGAAGCTAAAGGTTTCCCCCACTTTTCAGGAGACTGACCCAGTTTTTCAAAATATTCCTGGAAGCTCAGTCTGATATTTTTGTAATCGCCACCCATCGCAACAATCTTCGCCACGCTTTCTACGACAGCATACGATGCTCCTAATAATGAGTTTTGTTTTGAAATTTCAGCATCGAATCCCCAGCTTGCCAGAGAAACGGTTTTGATATCTTTTGCGCCTAAAACAGGTAGTGTCTGAACACTTCCTTCCATCAAAGTCTGCTGATATTTTCCTCCTAATGGCATCGCTACAGTAGTTGCACCGATGGAAGAGTCGAACATTTCCAGTAATCCTTTTTGGGAAGCTACGTTTTTATCTTTTAAGATGTTCAGGAAGTTTTCTTCCGTGAATACTTTTGTTTCTTCTTTTACTTCTTCAAGATGGGTGATCTTCACTTCCTGAGATTTTGAACATCCGTTCGTATCAAGGAACTCTCTTGAAAGGTCTACAATTTTGTCTCCTTTCCAGAACATCTGCATTCTTCCTGAATCTGTCACTTTTGCTACTTCTACGGCAACAATATTTTCAGCTTCGCAGAATTTGATGAACTGTTCTTTATCTTTCGGATCTACCACAACAGCCATTCTTTCCTGAGATTCAGAAATAGCCAGCTCCGTTCCATTTAATCCTTCATATTTTAATGGCAATACATCAAGGTTTACTTCCAAAGAGTCTGCAATTTCTCCAATAGCTACAGAAACACCTCCGGCACCGAAATCGTTTGATTTCTTGATGAGTCTTGTTAATTCAGCGTTTCTGAATAATCTTTGGATTTTACGTTCTTCTACAGCATTTCCTTTCTGAACTTCAGAACTCATGGTGTGAATAGAAGTTTCGTCCTGCTCTTTTGAGCTTCCGCTTGCTCCTCCTACTCCGTCACGACCTGTTGCACCTCCTAAAATAATGATTGAATCGCCATTTGCAGGTTTTTCACGTCTTACCCATTCTACAGGTACGGCTCCGGTAACGAAACCTACTTCCATTCTCTTGGCTTTGTAGCCATCGTCATAGATTTCAGAAACCATCGTAGTCGCCAAGCCGATCTGGTTACCATAAGATGAATATCCGTTGGCAGCCTGTTTAGTAATAGTTTTCTGAGGCAATTTTCCTGGTAATGTTTTGTCAACTGATTCTAAAACATCTGCAGCACCCGTTAATCTCATTGCCTGGAATACGAAAGATCTTCCAGATAAAGGGTCTCTGATTGCTCCTCCTAAACAAGTAGAAGCTCCACCGAAAGGTTCAATTTCTGTTGGGTGGTTGTGTGTTTCGTTTTTGAATAGTAAATACCAGGGTTCTTTTTTACCGTCGTATTCTGCTTCAATCTGGATGGTACATGCATTAATCTCATCAGAAATCACCAGGTTATCCAGGTTTCCTGTTTTATGGAAATATTTACCGCATACTGTTGCCAGATCCATTAAGGAAATCGGCTTCAGCTCGCGGCCTAAGAATTTTCTTTTCTCGATATAGTCATTGAAAATGGTTTCCAATGTATGTTTGAATGCTCCTTCAAACTGAATGTTTGATAATTCTGTTTCGAAAGTTGTATGACGACAGTGATCGCTCCAGTAGGTATCTAATACTTTCAGTTCAGTTTCTGTAGGGTTTCTCTCCTCAGTTTTGAAGTACTCCTGAATGAATTTCAGGTCATCTAATCCTAATGCAAAACCATGATTATTATAGAATTTTTCAAGTTCAGCGTCATTGAAATTGATGAAATTTTCGTGAATTAACACCTTGGATGGTGTTTCATCAGCTGGAATATCTAAGATAGACAGGTCCTTTTCCTGAGATTCCACTTTATTGATCAAAAGGTCTTTGATTTTCACCAAATCAGCTTCTGAAACTCCTTCAAATTCGATCAGTTTTCCACTTCTTACTTTTGACTTTTCATTTTCTGTCAGCAAAGCAATACACTGTTGTGCAGAGTCTGCTCTCTGGTCATACTGGCCAGGTAAAAACTCCATTCCGAAATGGATTGTTTTTGCCGGGTTTTCTGTGTGTAAAATATCAGTAACCGGGTCTACAAAAGTGTTGTTTACCACTTTTCCGAATTCTCCGTCATTCAGGTTGAAAATATCATATACATTGTATACTTTCACACTCTGAACAGCCGGAACAACTGCTTTTACTTCATCAAAAATTTTTGGACTTTCAACATCGAAAATACCTCTCTTTTCTACGAAAATTCTTTTGTTATTAGACATTAGATGTCAGATTTTAATATTAGATTTATTTTTTATTTTCAAATTTATTTCTTGCTATCTCTATTGAACGATGCAATTTTTCAAGCAAAACTTTTTCTGAGGGCAGGATAAGCAAATATTCTGCAATTTTTATGTTATCCCCTTCCAGATTCATTAATTCTATATGTTCAGAATTTTTTCCGGAGCAAAGAATTAAACCAATCGGTGAATTTTCACCTTCTACTTTTTCATATTTATTAAGATAAGAGAGATAAAGTTCCATCTGGCCTTTATGGCTTGCTTCAAACTCTCCCAGTTTCAGTTCAATCACTACTAAGGATTTTAGTTTTCGATGATAGAAAAGCAAATCCAAGTAATAATCTCTACTATCTATAGTGATTCTTTTTTGTCTTGAAAGAAATGCAAAATCACTTCCTAATTCAGAAATAAATTTTTGAAGTTCCACAATAATTGCTTCTTCTAAATCTTTTTCAGAAAAAGTATCTTTCAGTTCTAAAAAATCAAGAAAATAGGGGTCTTTAAAAACCAAATCTGGATTTAAAATATTATTTTCAGACCAATTCTTAAGTTCTCTATCAATAATTTCTTCAGGCTTTTTACTTATTGCTGTACGCTCAAAAAGCAGAGAATTAATTTTTTCTCTTAAAATTCTGACACTCCAGTTTTCAATTTTACAAACTTCCAGATAAAAGTTTCTTTTGGTATCTTCTGAAATTGGAATCAGAATTAAGAAATGAGTCCATGATAATTGTCGCATCGCTGATGCGACAATTTCAAAATCATTAAAAACAGAAGCAAACTGCATCATTTTTCTGATATTTTTTTCAGAAAATGAACTTCCAAATTCTACAGTAAGCTGGTCAGAAATCTGTAAAATGGTCTCTTTGCCGTATTCTGCTCTTTTATTTTCTAAAACATCTTCATTGATTCTTTGTCCGATTTTCCAGTACAAAACCACCATAGCCGAGTTTACCTGAGCCGCGACCTGACTTCTTGTCTTGTCTACCAGCTCTTTGAGATCGGTAATTAACTGATGGTTATGATTCTGTAACATTATCAAAAAATTAGATGCCAGATTATATTATTAGATTTATTTTTACTTTTTTAGGTTGAATACTTTATTTTAAAGCATAAAAACTAAATTATTATCTTCTGTTCCGTCAATATTGGACGCATTTTTAGGAGTCGTCATCCAACTCTCTTTATTGAGTACAAATTTAAAAGAATATATCTTACCTTTTTCAAATTTGGTAAGCGGAACTTCTAATTCAAACAGATTTTCACCTTTTTTCTTCATCTGATATTCTTTGTTTCCGGGATTCCAGTCATTGAAACTACCTGCTACGGAAACAGAGTGGATGAGTTTTGAATCCATTTTCTCAGGATGGGCGTAAGAAAAAACAGCATTATTTCCTCTAACGGAATATCCGTATACCTGTTTTTTATCTGAAGTATTGGTAAGATCTTCAATCAAATTTGTCGCTGTACTATGGAGTATACCAAGTGTTTCCGGATTGCTGATGTTTATAATCATACAAATTCCGGCATTCAATTCAGGGTATATCATAAACATGGTTTGTGTACCATACGCCCCACCATGTTTGAATCCTGATTTTCCTTTTTCAGTTACATAATAATCATCCCAAAAATACCCATGCCATTTTTCTTTGCTTCCTTCTATATTTTTTTGAGATTCCTGTGCTATTTTATTTTGTGGGTTAAGTTCTTCCTTCATGAACTTCATCAAATCGCCCAAACTGGATTTTGTTTTTGCTCCAGTAGAGCTCCAGAGATTTGAATTGAAATGAGGCATTAAACGATGATTACCACAGCAATATCCATTTGCCAGTGATTCATTTTTATCTAATGTAAATTTAGTATGTTTCATTCCCAATCCTGAAAAAATATTCTCGTCAAAAATTGTTTCGATACTTTTTCCATATACGTTCTCTAAAATCACTCCTGTTAATTCAAGGCTTAAGTTACTATATTTATATTTTGTACCGGGAATTGTATCTAGTTTAACGTTTTTTAGGTCTTTAAAAAACTGTTCTTTAGAATAGTCGGCTGCCAGCTTATTGATTAAAAAAGGAGTCTCGTCAGTTAAGTTTTGATATAATTTCTCATCATCAGGCAGAGTTCGAGGTAATG
This genomic window from Chryseobacterium sp. MEBOG06 contains:
- a CDS encoding diacylglycerol kinase family protein; its protein translation is MQKPPIHKSFLNAFRGIAMMIKTERNFQIELVAFFVNLFLIFYLQVSSMDAVLILMVSFAVLSAEIFNTAIEKICDVIQPDFDKRIGFIKDIAAGAVVLMALTSVIAGILIYRKYIF
- a CDS encoding lipocalin family protein; translated protein: MKKVLAGILFTGVLSSCNMGDSELPAYENNENNNTMVVGVWKIQTQYQISGADKTTVIKETLPDDCKKQGTYEFRNDGKYYMIDYNTINGNCVKAETTSSYQYDPVQMKLTINNSSSEVLDLSANKLTILAADTQDFNGDGINDYIKTVFYK
- a CDS encoding phosphoribosylformylglycinamidine synthase, with amino-acid sequence MSNNKRIFVEKRGIFDVESPKIFDEVKAVVPAVQSVKVYNVYDIFNLNDGEFGKVVNNTFVDPVTDILHTENPAKTIHFGMEFLPGQYDQRADSAQQCIALLTENEKSKVRSGKLIEFEGVSEADLVKIKDLLINKVESQEKDLSILDIPADETPSKVLIHENFINFNDAELEKFYNNHGFALGLDDLKFIQEYFKTEERNPTETELKVLDTYWSDHCRHTTFETELSNIQFEGAFKHTLETIFNDYIEKRKFLGRELKPISLMDLATVCGKYFHKTGNLDNLVISDEINACTIQIEAEYDGKKEPWYLLFKNETHNHPTEIEPFGGASTCLGGAIRDPLSGRSFVFQAMRLTGAADVLESVDKTLPGKLPQKTITKQAANGYSSYGNQIGLATTMVSEIYDDGYKAKRMEVGFVTGAVPVEWVRREKPANGDSIIILGGATGRDGVGGASGSSKEQDETSIHTMSSEVQKGNAVEERKIQRLFRNAELTRLIKKSNDFGAGGVSVAIGEIADSLEVNLDVLPLKYEGLNGTELAISESQERMAVVVDPKDKEQFIKFCEAENIVAVEVAKVTDSGRMQMFWKGDKIVDLSREFLDTNGCSKSQEVKITHLEEVKEETKVFTEENFLNILKDKNVASQKGLLEMFDSSIGATTVAMPLGGKYQQTLMEGSVQTLPVLGAKDIKTVSLASWGFDAEISKQNSLLGASYAVVESVAKIVAMGGDYKNIRLSFQEYFEKLGQSPEKWGKPLASLLGAYDAQINLGLAAIGGKDSMSGTYQDLNVPPTLISFACANGEKQNIISPEFKAAGNKIYFFNHVAQENGLPNYDALKDVYEFIFENIKSGKIISVKTVKDGGVAVALAKMSFGNRLGAEINADENTLLAKNIGSLVIESKEELSSTALQLIGEVKDSGILKINSLESSILDLVSAYTNTFEKLFPTVEKEKITVEIDAKHNSINPRNIIIKKHGIAQPKVFAPVFPGTNCEYDTLNAFQKEGAVVSSLPLINISHQLLEESIDAWVKEIRTSQILAFSGGFSAGDEPDGSAKFIVNVLKNEKMRNAVHELLDRDGMIIGICNGFQALVKSGLLPYGRIKDLDENSPTLAHNAIRRHISQMVTVKVVNDESPWLKGMKDQTFTIPISHGEGRFMASEEEIKKLYENGQIATQYIDFDGNIAHGMPFNPNNSLFGIEGVTSSCGKIYGRMGHPERFTDGLMKNIPTANYHNIFKNGVEYFK
- a CDS encoding ribonuclease inhibitor: MLNTSNNNTRKMIVIHGGHFSSLAGFYEEISNVLMKDTDWKVGTLDGFDDILYGGFGVFENNEEIEIIWKESQKSKENLGFNETREFYENKLRQGKPFNIELIQQKLDNLMEGKGQTLFDILIEIIQSHINITLKLH
- a CDS encoding SGNH/GDSL hydrolase family protein, whose translation is MKKMIYGLFFGDSITYGEYDGVFGGWVDILKRYALQKFHEGNGDELILYNLGIGGETTEGLLKRMPHELSARNSPDGNLVFISYGANDLAIKEGVQIVNPEQFRNNIKTAVQFAKQFSNDIYLVSILPFARKVDGVVVSSGKLRTNEDVILYNQILKDIAAGESLTYIDFYSAFVEDKEFLLSADGVHPNEKGYGMMAEVAIPIIEKYL
- a CDS encoding serine hydrolase, giving the protein MKKSILVFALALLTFIKNYAQNDKAIYSIMDANAQQLAQKSGAYSVSIGILKDGKTYTKHFGEVDKGKRNKANDDTYFEIASVTKLFTGQLLAKAVLDGKISLEDDIRKYLKNDYPNLEYNGTPIKIKNVISYTTALPRTLPDDEKLYQNLTDETPFLINKLAADYSKEQFFKDLKNVKLDTIPGTKYKYSNLSLELTGVILENVYGKSIETIFDENIFSGLGMKHTKFTLDKNESLANGYCCGNHRLMPHFNSNLWSSTGAKTKSSLGDLMKFMKEELNPQNKIAQESQKNIEGSKEKWHGYFWDDYYVTEKGKSGFKHGGAYGTQTMFMIYPELNAGICMIINISNPETLGILHSTATNLIEDLTNTSDKKQVYGYSVRGNNAVFSYAHPEKMDSKLIHSVSVAGSFNDWNPGNKEYQMKKKGENLFELEVPLTKFEKGKIYSFKFVLNKESWMTTPKNASNIDGTEDNNLVFML
- a CDS encoding GyrI-like domain-containing protein; the encoded protein is MDNIKVEPFNIIGISVRTTNENNQAAKDIPLLWEKLINDNVLNNIPKKIDDTVYSIYTDYEKDHTKPYTTVLGCRVENLDDIPEGMVGKSFDGGNYIKFTAKGNLAEDLVINEWFKIWNMDLDRAFTADFELYGKKTQNPSDEEVNILIAVK
- a CDS encoding gamma-glutamylcyclotransferase family protein — its product is MPKLFSYGTLQKEQVQLETFGRILKGTKDILSGYQLNMIEITDPEVLRKSGQKYHPVLTFSGNDNHKVEGVLFEVTEEEILQADEYEVDDYKRIETVFKSGNKGFIYVGK
- a CDS encoding YhcG family protein, with product MLQNHNHQLITDLKELVDKTRSQVAAQVNSAMVVLYWKIGQRINEDVLENKRAEYGKETILQISDQLTVEFGSSFSEKNIRKMMQFASVFNDFEIVASAMRQLSWTHFLILIPISEDTKRNFYLEVCKIENWSVRILREKINSLLFERTAISKKPEEIIDRELKNWSENNILNPDLVFKDPYFLDFLELKDTFSEKDLEEAIIVELQKFISELGSDFAFLSRQKRITIDSRDYYLDLLFYHRKLKSLVVIELKLGEFEASHKGQMELYLSYLNKYEKVEGENSPIGLILCSGKNSEHIELMNLEGDNIKIAEYLLILPSEKVLLEKLHRSIEIARNKFENKK